The Candidatus Hydrothermales bacterium genome includes a region encoding these proteins:
- the nth gene encoding endonuclease III, whose protein sequence is MKKSLPELVFEKIEEHSKNLEVPINSLKKIKGNSEFSILISAILSARTKDEVTARVLENFLKRIKNFNDLREIKLDELEKIIYPVGFYRNKAKSLKKLAEVILNEHSGKIPDKFDELVKLPGVGRKVANLVLQEVFKRDEICVDTHVHRISNRLGWVKTKKPEETEKELKALFKKKYWKRINKALVAFGQGICKSIKPRCEICPVEEFCSKILS, encoded by the coding sequence ATGAAAAAGTCATTGCCAGAACTTGTCTTTGAAAAAATTGAAGAACATTCAAAGAACTTAGAGGTTCCTATAAATTCTCTTAAAAAAATCAAAGGCAATTCAGAATTTTCAATTTTAATCTCCGCAATATTATCTGCAAGAACTAAAGATGAAGTAACAGCAAGGGTCTTAGAAAATTTTTTAAAAAGGATAAAAAATTTTAACGATTTAAGAGAAATTAAATTAGATGAATTAGAAAAAATTATATATCCTGTTGGTTTTTATAGAAACAAGGCAAAATCACTGAAAAAGTTAGCTGAGGTCATTCTGAACGAACACTCGGGTAAAATACCGGATAAATTTGATGAGCTTGTTAAGTTACCAGGAGTGGGAAGAAAAGTAGCTAATCTTGTCCTTCAGGAAGTTTTTAAAAGGGATGAAATATGTGTTGATACACATGTTCATAGGATATCTAATAGACTTGGATGGGTAAAAACAAAAAAACCTGAAGAAACGGAGAAAGAACTTAAAGCTCTATTTAAAAAGAAGTATTGGAAAAGAATAAATAAAGCTTTAGTTGCCTTTGGCCAAGGGATATGTAAGTCCATAAAACCCCGCTGTGAAATTTGCCCAGTTGAAGAATTTTGCTCCAAAATTTTATCTTGA
- a CDS encoding TolC family protein: MIELLLISVIHLSEEKAVELSLSNPIIKSKIEEVRALNFSRNQVIKSFLPEIKSNFTYSYSTFVDKITQYVLVGIDPVTFEPIFKPVEVEFGRPERRILNISLEWLLFSSLQRFYLLKMVNTLRDSKTKEKELKEKEIEFTVRILYNQGLFLKAAIEKYKEIIGILDEHVKIAKKRYEAGFTVELDVLRSEVEKKNLETTLSDFEKNYNKVLSLIKTFCNISHEEEVVLVDSLEVDTMLSEKSIKRIDLEMLSKNVEYLEYSKKSAYSNFLPKVFGSINYVYGKPYGFFKDEWGSYFQYYIGLSLDLFDFGKKMDEIRKKDSEKKAVEYILEFLRKKSEEEISSAKREFRAAIRAYESAQKTVELAEKSIKISKSQYEKGYISNSDFLDTLRKSLEAHILYFASLFKLKESKIKYESILYGVSLTF, encoded by the coding sequence ATGATAGAACTCCTCTTAATTTCAGTAATACATCTTAGCGAGGAAAAGGCAGTTGAACTTTCTCTATCAAATCCAATTATAAAATCTAAAATTGAGGAAGTAAGGGCTCTAAATTTCAGTAGAAACCAAGTTATTAAGTCTTTTTTACCAGAGATAAAATCTAACTTTACATACTCCTATTCCACCTTTGTTGATAAAATTACACAGTATGTTTTAGTTGGCATCGATCCTGTTACTTTTGAGCCCATTTTTAAACCAGTTGAAGTTGAATTTGGAAGACCAGAAAGAAGAATTTTAAATATCTCTTTAGAGTGGCTCTTATTTTCTAGTTTGCAGAGATTTTACCTTTTGAAAATGGTTAATACTCTCAGGGATTCTAAGACTAAAGAAAAAGAGTTAAAAGAAAAAGAAATTGAGTTTACAGTAAGAATCTTATATAATCAAGGTTTATTTTTAAAAGCTGCCATTGAAAAATATAAAGAAATTATTGGAATACTTGATGAACATGTTAAAATTGCAAAAAAAAGATATGAAGCTGGCTTTACCGTGGAACTTGATGTATTAAGAAGCGAAGTTGAAAAAAAGAATTTAGAGACCACCCTCTCTGACTTTGAAAAAAACTATAATAAAGTCCTTTCTCTTATAAAAACTTTTTGTAATATCAGTCATGAAGAAGAAGTTGTTTTAGTGGATTCCCTGGAGGTTGACACGATGCTTAGCGAAAAAAGTATAAAAAGAATTGATTTAGAGATGCTAAGCAAAAACGTGGAATATTTAGAATATAGTAAAAAATCAGCTTATTCAAATTTCCTACCAAAAGTTTTTGGAAGTATAAATTATGTTTATGGAAAACCCTATGGATTTTTTAAAGATGAATGGGGCTCCTATTTTCAATATTACATCGGTTTATCCTTAGACCTATTTGACTTTGGAAAAAAAATGGACGAAATAAGAAAAAAAGATTCTGAAAAAAAGGCAGTTGAATATATTCTTGAGTTTTTAAGAAAAAAAAGTGAGGAAGAAATAAGTTCTGCAAAAAGAGAGTTTAGAGCTGCAATTAGAGCCTATGAATCTGCTCAGAAAACAGTAGAACTTGCTGAAAAATCAATTAAGATATCAAAAAGCCAATACGAAAAAGGCTACATCTCAAATAGCGATTTCCTTGATACATTAAGAAAATCATTAGAA
- a CDS encoding polysaccharide deacetylase family protein — MFFFLFVISIYLLYKKPTIEMKEYFIKKILVKEKEVRHFYDGSIKRFNTDKKEIYLTFDGGNYAQRAEVILDVLKENNIKASFFLTGEFIKKFPEIVKRIIRDSHEVLNHTYSHPHLTTYEINGRNFTRKDITPEKVFGELFRTEEIYEKLTGRKMDYIWRAPYGEENKEIIRWASRMGYIHIRWSFDFLDWRSVEDYKKRLKEFFKIRDKRGYILLLHLGSPENDTADYRVFLSHLIKELKNQKYEFKKISEGLRKVYY; from the coding sequence ATGTTTTTCTTTTTATTTGTAATATCTATTTATCTTTTATACAAAAAACCGACTATTGAGATGAAGGAATATTTTATAAAGAAGATTCTGGTAAAAGAAAAAGAAGTTAGACACTTTTATGATGGCTCAATAAAAAGGTTTAATACTGACAAAAAAGAGATATATTTAACCTTTGATGGTGGAAATTATGCTCAGAGGGCAGAGGTTATACTTGATGTATTGAAAGAAAATAATATAAAAGCATCCTTTTTTCTAACAGGGGAGTTTATTAAAAAATTTCCAGAGATAGTAAAAAGAATAATTAGAGATTCTCACGAAGTTTTAAATCATACTTACTCGCATCCACATCTTACCACTTATGAAATAAACGGAAGAAATTTTACAAGAAAGGATATTACACCAGAAAAAGTCTTTGGGGAGCTTTTTAGGACTGAAGAGATATATGAAAAGCTTACGGGAAGAAAGATGGATTATATTTGGAGAGCCCCCTATGGAGAGGAAAATAAGGAAATAATAAGGTGGGCAAGTAGAATGGGTTATATTCATATAAGATGGTCCTTCGACTTTCTTGATTGGAGAAGTGTTGAAGATTATAAAAAAAGATTAAAAGAATTTTTCAAAATAAGGGATAAAAGAGGATATATTTTGCTTTTACATCTTGGTTCACCTGAAAATGATACCGCAGATTATAGGGTTTTTCTTTCGCATTTAATAAAGGAGCTAAAAAATCAAAAATACGAATTTAAAAAGATTTCAGAAGGGTTAAGAAAAGTTTACTATTAA
- a CDS encoding methylated-DNA--[protein]-cysteine S-methyltransferase, producing MKDFTVSLKSKIGKILIKFENKKIKKIELSSLQSFSKFEVEGKISKKFFKIIKEFENYLSGKSEDFENSKKLIDYRILSDFQKRVFEELLKVKWGTKITYSELAKRIGGENFKRAVGRCLNKNPFPIVIPCHRVVGKNGISGFSHGTQWKKRLLELEGISI from the coding sequence ATGAAAGACTTCACAGTTAGCTTAAAATCTAAAATAGGAAAAATTTTAATAAAATTTGAAAACAAAAAAATAAAAAAAATTGAACTTTCAAGTTTACAAAGTTTCAGTAAATTTGAAGTTGAGGGCAAAATAAGCAAAAAGTTTTTTAAAATTATTAAAGAATTTGAAAATTATCTTTCAGGAAAAAGTGAAGATTTTGAAAATTCTAAAAAATTGATTGATTATAGGATATTAAGTGATTTCCAAAAAAGGGTGTTTGAGGAGTTATTAAAAGTAAAATGGGGAACTAAGATTACCTATTCTGAACTTGCCAAAAGGATTGGGGGTGAAAACTTTAAAAGGGCAGTGGGAAGGTGCTTAAATAAAAATCCCTTTCCTATAGTAATTCCCTGTCATAGAGTAGTTGGAAAGAATGGTATTTCTGGATTCTCACACGGCACCCAATGGAAAAAGAGATTACTAGAACTTGAGGGTATTTCTATATGA
- the uvrC gene encoding excinuclease ABC subunit UvrC, with the protein MEFRKENLNNIPEKPGVYLFFDKKGNLLYVGKARNLRERIKTHMTMEYENPRLRLMLNKIHTFQFITTASEPEALLLENNLIKSKKPKFNIRLRDDKKYPYIKITVNEIFPRIFTTRDLRDDGSLLIGPFHSAKSLRKALRVALKIFPIRTCKYTLPSKRKINPCLDYDLKRCLGPCVSGLVNPEEYREIVKKLVFFFTGNTKSVEDYLLDEIEKLKENLEFEKAARLKDILYSIREISRSQSAVLDERKSIDVLAACSYYPYASVCILRVRNGKLIDMESFILDNPISSDEKDILFSFISQYYLSGIIGSEEVIVEKLREDYYEIEGALKIKRNINISFREPKDEKEEKLIKMAKENAEYKLEEYYSEKKGKTIISKSVVELKENLNLTFYPLHIECLDVSHSFGDERVAAIVVFKNGKKEKKLYRKFKIKTEDIKSDPHMVYEVVKRRFKRLKEENEKFPDLFIVDGGKAQLSAALKALNELNITDVKVCAFAKTFDQLYFPDNKLVMIPKKSDAIKLLRSIRNEAHRFALTYHRDKMVKKIRISELDGIPGIGEKKKIEILKYFGSIERLKGASVDEISKVKGIGKKLAEIIYERLHS; encoded by the coding sequence ATGGAGTTTAGAAAAGAAAATCTAAATAATATCCCAGAAAAACCTGGAGTCTACCTTTTTTTCGATAAAAAGGGGAATTTACTATACGTAGGTAAAGCGAGAAATTTAAGAGAAAGAATAAAAACCCACATGACTATGGAATATGAAAACCCAAGATTAAGACTTATGCTAAATAAGATACACACGTTCCAATTTATAACAACCGCCTCCGAACCTGAAGCTCTCCTTTTAGAAAATAACCTGATAAAAAGTAAAAAACCTAAATTTAATATAAGATTAAGAGATGATAAAAAATATCCCTATATTAAAATAACTGTAAATGAAATTTTTCCAAGAATTTTTACAACACGAGATCTTAGAGATGATGGTTCACTTCTTATAGGACCCTTTCACTCAGCTAAATCTCTAAGAAAGGCGTTAAGAGTTGCCCTAAAGATCTTCCCAATTAGAACGTGCAAATACACCCTACCATCAAAAAGAAAAATAAACCCCTGCCTTGATTATGACTTAAAAAGATGTTTAGGTCCCTGCGTTAGTGGTCTTGTAAACCCTGAAGAATATAGGGAAATCGTAAAAAAATTAGTTTTTTTCTTTACCGGAAATACAAAAAGTGTAGAAGATTATCTTTTAGACGAAATCGAAAAGCTTAAAGAAAATTTAGAGTTTGAAAAAGCTGCAAGATTGAAAGATATTTTATATTCGATAAGAGAAATATCAAGAAGTCAAAGTGCTGTACTAGACGAAAGAAAATCTATAGATGTCCTTGCAGCTTGCTCATACTATCCATACGCCTCAGTCTGTATATTACGCGTAAGAAATGGAAAATTAATTGACATGGAAAGCTTTATCCTTGACAATCCTATCTCTTCTGATGAAAAGGATATACTTTTTTCTTTCATCTCTCAATATTACCTCTCTGGAATTATTGGATCTGAGGAGGTTATAGTTGAAAAATTAAGAGAAGATTACTATGAAATAGAGGGAGCTCTTAAGATTAAAAGAAATATTAATATAAGCTTTAGGGAGCCAAAAGATGAAAAAGAGGAAAAACTTATTAAGATGGCAAAGGAGAATGCTGAGTATAAATTAGAAGAATACTACAGTGAGAAAAAGGGTAAAACAATCATATCAAAATCAGTTGTTGAACTTAAAGAAAATTTAAATTTAACTTTTTATCCGTTACATATTGAATGTTTAGATGTATCGCATTCATTTGGTGATGAAAGGGTTGCTGCTATCGTTGTATTTAAAAATGGTAAAAAAGAAAAAAAGCTTTATAGAAAGTTTAAAATAAAGACAGAGGATATAAAGTCAGATCCACATATGGTTTATGAAGTTGTTAAGAGAAGATTTAAGAGGTTAAAAGAGGAGAATGAAAAGTTTCCGGATCTTTTTATAGTTGATGGAGGAAAGGCACAACTTTCTGCCGCCCTGAAAGCATTAAATGAGCTTAATATAACTGACGTTAAAGTTTGCGCCTTCGCTAAAACCTTTGATCAACTTTATTTTCCCGATAATAAATTAGTCATGATTCCCAAAAAATCTGATGCAATTAAACTTTTAAGAAGTATAAGAAATGAAGCTCATAGATTTGCGCTAACTTATCACAGAGATAAAATGGTAAAAAAAATTAGAATTTCTGAACTTGACGGAATTCCAGGAATAGGTGAGAAAAAAAAGATCGAAATTCTTAAATACTTTGGATCAATTGAAAGATTAAAGGGCGCAAGTGTTGATGAAATTTCTAAAGTAAAGGGTATTGGAAAAAAACTTGCTGAAATTATTTATGAAAGACTTCACAGTTAG